One part of the Eucalyptus grandis isolate ANBG69807.140 chromosome 10, ASM1654582v1, whole genome shotgun sequence genome encodes these proteins:
- the LOC104421945 gene encoding uncharacterized protein LOC104421945 isoform X1, with translation MEPAKIDWKKIESVFVVDDLYEHFDAPKWADLSSSSSFSPLRGDRVGDDGDDDVRFFCRPDCKHPKTAEDFFKSTPTSSSKLRRLASMYEIFPLGDRNQRDVVFKRRGATQSRVPPSRSPNRPHQDSENQNPNLSSPLNLYSIPKETIKSSAEKKKAVDDASEEATALPRLRSTLSARNLFAGRDILNQISEFCSELKKLATRTKEKENLEKQNAAKDVAPTEKDKPSDVLEELGGEGKERKPLLEVSIEKFDGMKKSNTKEKGRRIKRVEEAENVPIKLDLENVRHSGKETLSQIRTSPPTPQCFSATREPGKSTPSKATKSRFMERQILQEVKLNKGAVAKEETPDKGKTVPMVDGRDARPLDVLWFLKPCTLSS, from the exons atggaacCGGCGAAGATCGACTGGAAGAAGATAGAGTCGGTGTTCGTGGTGGACGACCTCTACGAGCACTTCGACGCCCCCAAATGGGCCgacctctcctcctcctcttccttttcccccctCCGCGGCGACCGCgtcggcgacgacggcgacgacgacgtcCGCTTCTTCTGCCGACCCG ACTGCAAGCATCCGAAGACGGCCGAGGATTTCTTCAAATCGACCCCCACCTCCAGCTCCAAG CTCCGGAGACTGGCTAGTATGTATGAAATCTTTCCACTTGGCGACCGGAATCAAAG AGATGTTGTCTTCAAGAGAAGAGGGGCTACCCAGTCTAGAGTTCCGCCCAGCAGAAGTCCCAACAGACCCCATCAAGATAGTGAAAACCAGAACCCTAATTTGTCTTCTCCTCTCAATCTCTATTCTATCCCTAAAGAAACGATCAAATCAAGCGCCGAGAAGAAGAAAGCAGTGGACGATGCGTCGGAGGAGGCTACTGCTTTGCCAAGACTCAGAAGCACACTCTCAGCAAGGAATTTGTTCGCTGGTCGTGACATTTTGAATCAGATTTCGGAATTTTGCAGCGAACTAAAGAAACTGGCAACCAGGaccaaggagaaagaaaatttggagaAGCAGAATGCGGCGAAGGATGTAGCTCCTACAGAAAAGGACAAACCTAGTGATGTTTTGGAGGAGTTAGGTGgggaagggaaagagagaaagccGCTACTTGAAGTCAGTATTGAGAAATTTGATGGCATGAAGAAGAGCAACACCAAGGAAAAGGGCCGACGGATTAA AAGAGTCGAAGAGGCAGAAAATGTTCCAATCAAGCTAGACTTGGAGAATGTGAGGCACAGTGGGAAGGAGACCTTGTCGCAAATCCGCACTAGCCCTCCCACTCCCCAGTGTTTTTCAGCTACTCGCGAGCCTGGCAAATCGACACCATCAAAAGCTACCAAATCTAGGTTTATG GAGAGACAAATCCTTCAAGAGGTGAAGTTGAACAAGGGGGCGGTGGCAAAGGAGGAAACTCCTGACAAAGGAAAAACTGTTCCTATGGTTGATGGAAGAGACGCAAGGCCGCTCGATGTGCTTTGGTTTCTGAAGCCCTGCACTCTGTCAAGCTGA
- the LOC104421945 gene encoding uncharacterized protein LOC104421945 isoform X2, with product MEPAKIDWKKIESVFVVDDLYEHFDAPKWADLSSSSSFSPLRGDRVGDDGDDDVRFFCRPDCKHPKTAEDFFKSTPTSSSKLRRLASMYEIFPLGDRNQRDVVFKRRGATQSRVPPSRSPNRPHQDSENQNPNLSSPLNLYSIPKETIKSSAEKKKAVDDASEEATALPRLRSTLSARNLFAGRDILNQISEFCSELKKLATRTKEKENLEKQNAAKDVAPTEKDKPSDVLEELGGEGKERKPLLEVSIEKFDGMKKSNTKEKGRRIKVEEAENVPIKLDLENVRHSGKETLSQIRTSPPTPQCFSATREPGKSTPSKATKSRFMERQILQEVKLNKGAVAKEETPDKGKTVPMVDGRDARPLDVLWFLKPCTLSS from the exons atggaacCGGCGAAGATCGACTGGAAGAAGATAGAGTCGGTGTTCGTGGTGGACGACCTCTACGAGCACTTCGACGCCCCCAAATGGGCCgacctctcctcctcctcttccttttcccccctCCGCGGCGACCGCgtcggcgacgacggcgacgacgacgtcCGCTTCTTCTGCCGACCCG ACTGCAAGCATCCGAAGACGGCCGAGGATTTCTTCAAATCGACCCCCACCTCCAGCTCCAAG CTCCGGAGACTGGCTAGTATGTATGAAATCTTTCCACTTGGCGACCGGAATCAAAG AGATGTTGTCTTCAAGAGAAGAGGGGCTACCCAGTCTAGAGTTCCGCCCAGCAGAAGTCCCAACAGACCCCATCAAGATAGTGAAAACCAGAACCCTAATTTGTCTTCTCCTCTCAATCTCTATTCTATCCCTAAAGAAACGATCAAATCAAGCGCCGAGAAGAAGAAAGCAGTGGACGATGCGTCGGAGGAGGCTACTGCTTTGCCAAGACTCAGAAGCACACTCTCAGCAAGGAATTTGTTCGCTGGTCGTGACATTTTGAATCAGATTTCGGAATTTTGCAGCGAACTAAAGAAACTGGCAACCAGGaccaaggagaaagaaaatttggagaAGCAGAATGCGGCGAAGGATGTAGCTCCTACAGAAAAGGACAAACCTAGTGATGTTTTGGAGGAGTTAGGTGgggaagggaaagagagaaagccGCTACTTGAAGTCAGTATTGAGAAATTTGATGGCATGAAGAAGAGCAACACCAAGGAAAAGGGCCGACGGATTAA AGTCGAAGAGGCAGAAAATGTTCCAATCAAGCTAGACTTGGAGAATGTGAGGCACAGTGGGAAGGAGACCTTGTCGCAAATCCGCACTAGCCCTCCCACTCCCCAGTGTTTTTCAGCTACTCGCGAGCCTGGCAAATCGACACCATCAAAAGCTACCAAATCTAGGTTTATG GAGAGACAAATCCTTCAAGAGGTGAAGTTGAACAAGGGGGCGGTGGCAAAGGAGGAAACTCCTGACAAAGGAAAAACTGTTCCTATGGTTGATGGAAGAGACGCAAGGCCGCTCGATGTGCTTTGGTTTCTGAAGCCCTGCACTCTGTCAAGCTGA